In the genome of Bernardetia sp., one region contains:
- a CDS encoding helix-turn-helix domain-containing protein: MDKLDTITNYVKSQDLASKAKMTSSHQVTYEMFTNESKSLAQIAKERDITEGTALGHLYKASQEGFKIDWLEFVTLDEIDTIEKAIKTVRKRIPKDETFRMKFVYEFLDEKMSYVKLRAAVAYRKENE, translated from the coding sequence ATGGACAAGTTAGATACAATTACCAATTATGTTAAGAGTCAAGATTTGGCAAGTAAAGCCAAAATGACAAGTTCACACCAAGTAACCTATGAAATGTTTACCAATGAAAGTAAATCATTAGCTCAAATAGCTAAAGAACGAGACATTACAGAAGGTACAGCCTTAGGTCATCTGTATAAAGCCAGTCAAGAAGGTTTTAAGATAGATTGGCTAGAGTTTGTAACCTTAGATGAAATAGACACTATCGAAAAAGCCATCAAAACAGTAAGAAAACGCATTCCAAAAGATGAAACATTCCGAATGAAATTTGTTTATGAATTTTTGGATGAAAAAATGAGTTATGTCAAGCTGCGTGCTGCTGTGGCATATCGTAAGGAAAACGAGTAA